The nucleotide window TCGGGGTGTTGAAACTGCTCCCGAGCGATCCTGCGGTTGCGACCGCGAACGGGCTCGTCTCCGGTGCCGAACAGATCCCGACGCTGCTGTCGAGAGAGACGATCCCGAACCAGGGTCACGAGCTGCCGGGAGGCGGCTGGACCGGGACGTTCCTGGGACTGGAGCCGATGTGGGCGTGGACGATCCGTGCCGGGCTGATCTACGTCTACACCGGGGTGACGCTGTGGTGGCTCTGGCGCGGCTACGACACCTACCGGGAACACTACCGGGTCGCGGACTGGAGCCCGGCCGACGACCAGATCGACCGGTTCGCCAGACACGACTGGGGTCGGTTCGGGCTGGTCCTCGTCGCCTTCTTCGTGGTGATGGCGTTGTTCGCCCCGGCGTTCGGACCGACGACGGTGGAACAGAACATCAGACAGCCGTACAGCTACGAGACGGAGTACCTCAACCCCGATACGAACACGGTGGAGACGGTGACGGTCGGTGTCGCCAACGTCCGGGCGAGCTCCGGCGGGGGTGAGGCGGTCGGGCCGTGGACGTACGACGACTTCGGTCGGTTCCACCCAGCGGGGACACTCACCACCGGGAAGGACATGATGACGTTCCTCGCGCACGGCGCACGAGTGTCGTTGTTCATCGGTGGCGTCTCCATCGCCGTCTCCGGGTTCATCGCCGTCGTGCTGGCCCTCGTGACGGCCTACTACAAGGGGCTGGCGGACCTCATCACCGTGATCACCAGCGACTCGATCCAGGTGATCCCGCAGTTCCTGTTGTTGATCATGGCGTGGGCCGTGTTCAGCAACCACTGGCTGTCGGCGGTGTTCAACGGCGCGCTCCTGATGATCGCCATCTTCTCGTTCACGAACTGGACGTTCATCTGGCGGACGATCCGTGGCCCGGCGCTCCAGGTCGCCGAAGAGGAGTGGATCGACGCCGCACGCAGCTACGGACAGACGCCGCGGAAGACGATGAACAAACACATGCTCCCTTACATCGTCGGCTACCTCTTGGTGTACGGTTCGATGCGGATCGGTGGGATCGTCGTCGCAATCGCCGGGCTGTCGTACCTCGGCCTGGGGATCACCCCGCCGACCCCGGAGTGGGGGCGGGCGATTGCGAGCGGACAGAGCCTCGTGACGACCGCGTCCTGGCACATCGCGCTGATCCCGGGGGTCATGATCACGTTGTTGGTGACCGGGCTGAACGCCTTCGGCGACGGGATCCGGGACGCCATCGACCCGCAGAGCGAGGGCGCGAGCAGTGAGGAGGCCGAGGCGGCCGGGGGTGGAGCGTGAGCTCGCAGAGTCGCGCCGGGACGGCGACGACGCCGTCGGGCGACGACCCGATGCTGGAGGTGACGAACCTCCAGACGACGTTCTACACGGACAAGGAGACGATCCACGCCGTCGACGGGGTGAGCTTCTCGCTGTACCCCGGCCAGACGACCGGCATCGTCGGCGAGTCCGGCTCCGGGAAGTCCGTCACGGCCCGTTCGATCATGGGGCTGGTCGACGAACCCGGTCGGATCGAAGGGGGCAGCGTCCGGTTCTGGCACACCCCGACGGTCCGGCAGTTCGCCGACCGCTACGGCGGACGGACCGCAGAGCCGTCCGAGACGCCCGGTGACGACGACTTCGTGGTCGTCACGGACCGCTCCGACGGCCGGGTGACGGACGGCTACGTCAGCATGACGGACGCGCCGGACAAGGCGTTGCGGAAGCTGCGCGGCGGCGGGCTGGCGATGGTGTTCCAGGACCCGCTGTCGAGTCTCAACCCGGTGTACACCGTCGGCAACCAGATCCGCGAGGCGCTGGACCTCCACCGGGACCTCTCCGGGAAGGAGGCGCGTTCGAAGGCGGTCGACCTGTTGGAGGCGGTCGGGATCCCGGACGCCCCGCGGCGGCTCAAGGAGTACCCCCACGAGTTCTCCGGCGGGATGCGTCAGCGGGCCGTGATCGCCATGGCGCTGGCGTGTGACCCGGAGGTGTTGATCTGTGACGAGCCGACGACGGCGCTGGACGTGACGATCCAGGCGCAGATCCTCCAACTGCTCCAACGGCTGACGGAAGAACGGGACCTCGCCATCATGTTCATCACCCACGACATGGGTGTGATCGCGGAGATGTCCGACCGCGTGAACGTGATGTACGCCGGCGAGATCGTCGAGAGCGCGCCGGCCGCGGAGCTGTTCGACCGCCCGGCACACCCGTACACGGAGGGGCTGCTCGGCTCGATCCCCGGTCGTCAGGTCGGCGCCGACCGGCTCCAGACGATCGAGGGTGACGTCCCGACGCCGACGGAGCCGGCGAGCGACTGTCGGTTCGCGTCGCGGTGTCCCAAGGAGTTCGACGAGTGTACGTCCGTCCACCCGGAGCCCGTCTCGCCGGCGGCCGACGGCGACTCGACGGACCACCGCGTCGCCTGTCTGTTGTACCCGGAGGACACGTCGGAGGCGAGACGGATCGACGACTACCACCTCGCGGCCGACGGGGGTGACGGCTCGTGACCGACGACGAGCCGCTCGTCGAGGTGAACGACCTGAAGACGTACTACGACGAGGGTGGCGGCCCGTTCTCGGACCCGCCGGTCAAGGCCGTCGACGGCGTCAGCTTCGACATCCACCGCGGGGAGACGCTGGGGCTCGTCGGGGAGTCCGGCTGCGGGAAGACCACCCTCGGCCGGACGCTCGTCCAGTTGGAGACGGCGACGGCCGGCGAGGTGGAGTTCGCCGGCCAGGACGTGACCCGGCTGTCCGGGGGAGAGCTGAAGCGCTGGCGACGGGACGCCCAGATGGTGTTCCAGGACCCCGAGTCCAGCCTCAACGACCGGATGACCGTCGGGGAGATCGTCCGCGAGCCGTTGGACGTCCACGACTGGCCGAACCTCACGGCGGCCGTCCCGAACCAGAGCGTGGCCGTCTCCGGCGACGCGCGAGCGGTCGACACACAACGCGACGCCGACATCGTCGTCTCGCCGGACGGGGAGGTGTCCGTTCGAGAGTCGTTGCCGTTGTCGGCCGACGAGGTGGACGCCACCCTCTCGGGAGGCACCCTGTCGATCGACCTGCTCGTGGACAAGCAGGCGATCCGGCGGGACCGCGTCCGGTTCCTGTTGGAACGGGTCGGGCTCCGGGAGGAGCACTACTTCCGGTACCCGCACCAGTTCTCCGGCGGCCAGCGGCAACGGGTGGGAATCGCCCGGGCGCTGGCGCTGGAGCCGGAGTTCGTCGTGTTGGACGAA belongs to Halobaculum sp. MBLA0143 and includes:
- a CDS encoding ABC transporter permease, whose protein sequence is MATENVTTTEQTLERSDQSLTQRVLATPRPAMVWLAGLTLLVLPELGALLTTLAQAFLGVLKLLPSDPAVATANGLVSGAEQIPTLLSRETIPNQGHELPGGGWTGTFLGLEPMWAWTIRAGLIYVYTGVTLWWLWRGYDTYREHYRVADWSPADDQIDRFARHDWGRFGLVLVAFFVVMALFAPAFGPTTVEQNIRQPYSYETEYLNPDTNTVETVTVGVANVRASSGGGEAVGPWTYDDFGRFHPAGTLTTGKDMMTFLAHGARVSLFIGGVSIAVSGFIAVVLALVTAYYKGLADLITVITSDSIQVIPQFLLLIMAWAVFSNHWLSAVFNGALLMIAIFSFTNWTFIWRTIRGPALQVAEEEWIDAARSYGQTPRKTMNKHMLPYIVGYLLVYGSMRIGGIVVAIAGLSYLGLGITPPTPEWGRAIASGQSLVTTASWHIALIPGVMITLLVTGLNAFGDGIRDAIDPQSEGASSEEAEAAGGGA
- a CDS encoding ABC transporter ATP-binding protein, yielding MLEVTNLQTTFYTDKETIHAVDGVSFSLYPGQTTGIVGESGSGKSVTARSIMGLVDEPGRIEGGSVRFWHTPTVRQFADRYGGRTAEPSETPGDDDFVVVTDRSDGRVTDGYVSMTDAPDKALRKLRGGGLAMVFQDPLSSLNPVYTVGNQIREALDLHRDLSGKEARSKAVDLLEAVGIPDAPRRLKEYPHEFSGGMRQRAVIAMALACDPEVLICDEPTTALDVTIQAQILQLLQRLTEERDLAIMFITHDMGVIAEMSDRVNVMYAGEIVESAPAAELFDRPAHPYTEGLLGSIPGRQVGADRLQTIEGDVPTPTEPASDCRFASRCPKEFDECTSVHPEPVSPAADGDSTDHRVACLLYPEDTSEARRIDDYHLAADGGDGS